From the Flavobacterium galactosidilyticum genome, one window contains:
- the mazG gene encoding nucleoside triphosphate pyrophosphohydrolase, whose amino-acid sequence MNSRQTQLQAFGRLLDIMDDLREKCPWDMKQTMESLRHLTIEETYELGDAILDKDMTEIKKELGDVLLHLVFYSKIGSETNDFDIADVCNEICEKLIHRHPHIYSDVVVKDEEEVKQNWEKLKLKEGKKSVLEGVPKSLPALVKASRIQDKVKGVGFDWEESHQVWDKVQEELAELQVEVEAGDQDKIEAEFGDVLFSMINYARFLKVNPEDALERTNKKFISRFQYLESKASELGKPLMDMTLAEMDVFWEEAKRLPKK is encoded by the coding sequence ATGAATTCAAGACAAACACAATTACAAGCTTTCGGACGATTATTAGATATAATGGATGACTTGCGTGAAAAATGTCCGTGGGATATGAAACAAACCATGGAAAGTCTGCGCCATCTCACTATCGAGGAAACCTATGAACTAGGCGATGCGATTTTGGACAAAGACATGACTGAAATTAAAAAAGAATTAGGAGATGTATTATTGCATTTGGTCTTTTATTCAAAAATTGGAAGTGAAACCAATGACTTTGATATAGCTGATGTTTGCAATGAAATATGTGAAAAACTTATACATCGTCATCCACATATTTACAGTGATGTAGTAGTCAAGGATGAAGAGGAAGTTAAACAAAATTGGGAAAAACTAAAACTTAAAGAAGGTAAAAAGTCAGTTTTAGAAGGCGTTCCTAAAAGCTTACCAGCATTAGTAAAAGCAAGTAGAATTCAGGATAAAGTAAAAGGTGTGGGATTTGACTGGGAAGAATCTCATCAAGTTTGGGATAAAGTGCAAGAAGAATTGGCAGAATTGCAAGTTGAGGTCGAGGCTGGTGATCAAGACAAAATAGAAGCTGAATTTGGCGACGTATTGTTTTCGATGATTAATTACGCGCGATTTCTGAAAGTAAATCCTGAAGATGCTTTGGAGCGCACTAATAAAAAATTCATTAGTAGGTTTCAATACTTAGAAAGTAAAGCAAGCGAATTAGGAAAACCATTAATGGATATGACCTTAGCTGAAATGGACGTTTTTTGGGAAGAAGCGAAGCGACTTCCTAAAAAATAG
- the def gene encoding peptide deformylase, giving the protein MILPIIGYGDPVLRKTGEVLSAEHPNLKETIANMYETMYNAYGVGLAAPQVGLALRLFVIDTTPFSDDEELDDASQKQLQGFKRTFINAKMIKEEGEEWSFNEGCLSIPDVREDVYRNPTITIEYCEEDFVMKTEVFDGLIARVIQHEYDHIEGILFTDKISSLKKRLIQKKLKNILEGKTFQDYRMKFFGKKGR; this is encoded by the coding sequence ATGATTTTACCAATTATAGGATATGGTGATCCAGTTTTAAGAAAAACAGGGGAAGTTCTATCTGCTGAGCATCCAAACTTAAAAGAAACGATAGCCAACATGTACGAAACAATGTATAATGCATATGGCGTAGGATTAGCTGCTCCTCAAGTAGGGTTAGCACTTCGATTATTTGTAATTGATACGACACCTTTCAGTGATGATGAAGAATTAGATGATGCTAGTCAAAAACAATTACAAGGATTCAAAAGAACTTTTATCAATGCTAAAATGATAAAAGAAGAAGGTGAAGAATGGAGCTTTAATGAAGGTTGTTTGAGTATTCCTGATGTTAGAGAAGATGTTTATAGAAACCCAACCATTACCATTGAGTACTGTGAAGAAGATTTTGTTATGAAAACAGAAGTTTTTGACGGATTAATTGCAAGAGTGATTCAGCATGAATACGATCATATAGAAGGGATTTTATTTACGGATAAAATTTCATCATTGAAAAAAAGATTAATACAAAAGAAATTAAAAAACATATTAGAAGGAAAAACATTTCAAGATTACCGAATGAAATTTTTTGGTAAGAAAGGGAGATAA
- a CDS encoding DUF5606 domain-containing protein: MNLEKILAISGKPGLYVLQVQTRTGFVAESLADGKKITVNLKSNVSLLSEISIYTYEGEKPLSEIMQKIADKENKGQAISHKEDNATLIAYFKEILPEYDDERVYPSDIKKVLNWYNILQVKGLVVDEVVTTAAEEVAAIADETPVAEIK, translated from the coding sequence ATGAATTTAGAAAAAATATTAGCCATTTCTGGGAAACCAGGTTTATATGTATTGCAAGTACAAACTCGTACTGGATTTGTAGCAGAATCACTAGCTGATGGAAAAAAAATCACAGTGAATTTGAAAAGCAATGTTAGTTTATTGTCTGAGATTTCGATTTATACGTATGAAGGTGAAAAACCTTTATCTGAAATCATGCAAAAAATTGCTGATAAAGAAAATAAAGGTCAAGCAATTTCTCATAAAGAAGATAATGCTACTTTAATTGCATATTTCAAGGAGATTTTACCTGAGTATGATGACGAAAGAGTATATCCTTCAGATATTAAGAAAGTATTAAACTGGTATAATATACTTCAAGTAAAAGGTTTAGTAGTTGATGAAGTAGTAACTACTGCTGCTGAAGAGGTAGCTGCTATAGCAGATGAAACTCCAGTTGCTGAAATTAAATAA
- a CDS encoding Crp/Fnr family transcriptional regulator, translated as MIKCEQCIVREFSSLKALSKDELLKISDCKTSLIVKKGDVIFEEGENVNGIYCIKDGICKLTKLSANGKDHIVKLVSKGELLGHRSMISDEPVNLSAVALEDMEVCFIPKTEVMGFFDKNNQFSMNVMRSICGDLKDADDHMVNLAQKTVKERLAETLLYLSDTFGKNEDNSLKVQLSRDELASMIGTATESCIRLLSDFKKLDLIELNGKKIILKDINKLKKMAE; from the coding sequence ATGATTAAATGTGAACAATGTATCGTCAGAGAATTTAGCTCCCTAAAAGCACTTTCTAAAGACGAGTTACTAAAAATTTCCGACTGTAAAACATCCCTCATTGTTAAAAAAGGAGATGTTATATTTGAAGAAGGTGAAAACGTAAATGGTATTTATTGCATCAAAGATGGTATTTGCAAACTAACAAAACTGAGTGCAAATGGCAAGGATCATATTGTGAAACTAGTTTCAAAAGGGGAATTGTTAGGACATCGTTCTATGATTAGTGACGAACCAGTTAATTTGAGTGCCGTTGCTCTTGAAGATATGGAGGTTTGCTTTATTCCAAAAACGGAAGTAATGGGATTTTTTGACAAAAACAATCAGTTCTCGATGAATGTCATGAGATCGATATGTGGTGACTTGAAAGATGCCGATGATCACATGGTCAACTTAGCGCAAAAAACCGTTAAAGAAAGGTTAGCTGAAACACTACTTTACTTAAGTGATACCTTTGGTAAAAATGAAGATAACTCACTAAAAGTACAGCTTTCCAGAGACGAGTTAGCCAGCATGATTGGCACAGCCACAGAAAGCTGCATCCGCCTTTTATCTGATTTTAAAAAATTAGATTTAATTGAATTAAATGGGAAAAAAATCATTTTAAAAGACATCAATAAACTTAAAAAAATGGCTGAATAA